The following coding sequences are from one Formosa haliotis window:
- a CDS encoding potassium/proton antiporter, translating into MNLTIENILLVGSLLLLISIFAGKTSYKLGVPTLILFLGIGMLAGSDGIGGIMFDDPKLAQFIGVVALNFILFSGGLDTNWNAVKPILKEGIVLSTLGVLLTAVTLGLFVWLVTDFTIYESLLLGAIVSSTDAAAVFSILRSKSLALKNNLRPTLELESGSNDPMAYVLTISCLTLVTNQDQDLLSIIPIFLQQMLVGGIAGFSFGKLSKYIINKIKLDFEGLYPVLVIALMFITFSATDFVGGNGFLAIYICSVYLGNQDLIHKKTILKMYDGLAWLMQIVLFLTLGLLVFPTQVVPYIGIGLLISLFLIFVARPVSIFISLAFFKMKLRRRFYISWVGLRGAVPIVFATYPLLAGIDKANMIFNIVFFISVTSILIQGTTLSVVAKWLNVALPEEEKKLSATDLLLTENPKAEMKEIKITSGCYAVDKKIVELGFPKNAIIAMIKRDDSYITPNGSTVIEGLDTLIVLADRPEIFEEVYKTISGKAV; encoded by the coding sequence ATGAATTTAACTATTGAAAATATATTATTGGTAGGCTCCTTACTTCTTCTTATAAGTATTTTTGCTGGTAAAACCTCTTACAAACTTGGTGTTCCTACTTTAATTTTATTCTTAGGAATAGGAATGCTAGCGGGTTCAGACGGGATTGGAGGTATAATGTTCGACGATCCAAAACTGGCACAATTTATAGGTGTTGTTGCTTTAAATTTTATACTATTTTCTGGAGGATTAGACACCAATTGGAACGCCGTAAAACCCATACTTAAAGAGGGAATTGTATTGTCTACTTTAGGTGTTTTGCTTACCGCGGTAACTTTAGGTCTATTTGTTTGGTTGGTTACCGATTTTACTATTTACGAAAGTTTGCTGCTAGGTGCTATCGTATCGTCTACAGATGCAGCAGCCGTATTTTCTATATTACGATCAAAAAGTTTAGCTTTAAAAAACAATCTTAGACCAACATTAGAATTAGAAAGCGGTAGTAACGACCCTATGGCTTACGTACTTACTATTTCGTGTTTAACCTTGGTTACCAATCAAGACCAAGATTTACTATCTATAATTCCAATTTTTTTACAGCAAATGTTGGTTGGTGGAATTGCAGGGTTCTCCTTCGGAAAACTGAGTAAGTATATTATAAACAAAATAAAATTAGATTTTGAAGGACTATATCCTGTCTTGGTTATTGCCTTAATGTTTATTACATTTTCGGCTACCGATTTTGTAGGAGGAAATGGATTTCTTGCCATTTATATTTGCTCGGTATATTTAGGAAACCAAGATTTAATTCACAAAAAAACAATTTTAAAAATGTACGATGGTTTAGCCTGGCTCATGCAAATCGTACTTTTCTTAACCTTAGGTTTACTTGTATTTCCAACTCAAGTAGTACCGTATATTGGTATAGGGTTACTCATTTCTTTATTTTTAATTTTTGTTGCTCGCCCTGTAAGTATATTTATAAGCCTAGCTTTTTTTAAGATGAAATTACGCCGCCGGTTTTACATTTCATGGGTAGGTTTAAGAGGTGCAGTTCCTATAGTATTTGCAACGTATCCGTTATTAGCAGGGATAGATAAGGCAAATATGATTTTTAATATTGTTTTCTTTATTTCGGTGACTTCTATACTTATTCAAGGTACCACACTTTCTGTAGTCGCCAAATGGTTAAATGTTGCCTTACCTGAAGAAGAGAAAAAATTATCTGCTACCGATTTACTTCTAACAGAAAATCCGAAAGCAGAAATGAAAGAAATAAAAATTACGTCCGGCTGTTATGCTGTCGATAAAAAGATTGTTGAATTAGGGTTCCCGAAAAATGCCATTATAGCAATGATAAAGCGAGATGACAGCTATATTACTCCTAACGGATCTACAGT
- a CDS encoding transglycosylase domain-containing protein: MVLGILLVLLFIGSIYVGLWGEIPTKTDLTDLKQAEASVILDHNKELLGKYFVFDRQIITFNDLPKYLVDGLVATEDARFYEHGGIDYRSFFRVFFKSLLLQDDSSGGGSTITQQLAKNLFGRKQYVVLSLPINKIKEMIVASRIEDVYDKNDIIALYLNTVPFSENTFGIESAAQRFFNTSTKDLTLSEASTLVGTLKANHSYNPRLFPERSQLRRDVVLQQMVKYGYLDETTRLSISNQPVEVDYHKFTYNEGLAPYFREHVRQNVSKILDSINEATNNKYDLYKDGLKITTTIDIQMQDYAEKGMLKHMEHLQSQYEKAYGKNAPWLKNEALITELIKKTPTYKRLAKGKLTEAQILDSLKIKKKQPVFTYDGDTIVSISAIDSLKHYLKFLNAGFVALNPNSGAIKAYVGGINFEHFKYDHVSMGKRQVGSTFKPFVYTTALESGMDPCTYISVKEVKYTNEEGWTPSNASNEEVDPYMNYSLEKALSHSVNTIAVKVLEKVGIPAVIKQARNMGVTSELPEVPSLALGTAELSLIELTAAYTSYVNKSVSSQPYFIEKIEDKSGNVLYEYKSPTPLKPAFSAKTRETMIEFMKATIDEGTAKRMRYTYGLKNDMAGKTGTTQDNRDGWFMAITPQLVMGSWVGNDEHRIGFSSTGIGQGANSALPIVANFVTALNKNNDFNTVTNAKFPKPSAEVLEALDCNPDKRDGFFKRLFGRKKKEKAFGE, translated from the coding sequence ATGGTATTGGGAATTTTATTAGTACTACTTTTTATAGGAAGTATCTATGTAGGCTTATGGGGGGAAATTCCAACTAAAACAGATTTAACCGACTTAAAGCAAGCAGAGGCAAGCGTTATTCTCGATCATAACAAAGAATTACTAGGAAAGTATTTTGTATTCGATAGACAAATTATAACGTTTAACGATTTACCAAAATATCTTGTAGATGGTTTAGTAGCTACCGAAGATGCTCGATTTTATGAGCATGGCGGTATCGATTATCGCAGTTTTTTTAGAGTTTTTTTTAAAAGTCTTCTGCTTCAAGACGATTCTTCCGGTGGTGGGAGTACCATTACGCAGCAGTTAGCTAAAAATCTCTTCGGAAGAAAACAGTATGTTGTATTATCCTTACCAATAAATAAAATAAAGGAAATGATTGTTGCATCGCGTATTGAAGATGTTTACGATAAGAACGATATTATTGCCTTGTACTTAAATACGGTTCCGTTTAGTGAAAATACTTTCGGGATAGAAAGTGCTGCTCAGCGTTTTTTTAATACTAGCACTAAAGATTTAACTCTGTCTGAAGCCTCAACTTTGGTCGGCACCTTAAAAGCCAATCATAGCTATAATCCGCGATTGTTTCCAGAACGCAGTCAATTACGTCGCGATGTAGTTTTGCAACAAATGGTGAAATATGGTTATTTAGATGAAACCACACGATTAAGTATTAGTAACCAACCAGTAGAAGTAGATTATCATAAATTTACGTATAACGAAGGGTTAGCACCTTATTTTCGAGAGCATGTGCGTCAAAACGTATCGAAGATTTTAGATAGCATTAATGAAGCAACTAATAATAAATACGATTTGTATAAGGATGGTTTGAAAATTACCACGACTATCGATATTCAAATGCAAGACTATGCCGAAAAGGGAATGCTTAAACATATGGAGCATCTGCAAAGCCAGTATGAAAAGGCCTATGGCAAAAATGCACCATGGTTAAAAAATGAAGCTTTAATTACAGAATTAATAAAAAAAACACCAACCTACAAGCGTCTAGCGAAAGGAAAGTTAACCGAAGCCCAGATTTTAGATTCTTTAAAGATTAAGAAAAAGCAACCTGTTTTTACTTATGATGGCGATACTATTGTATCGATCTCTGCGATAGATAGTTTAAAACATTATTTGAAATTTTTAAATGCCGGTTTTGTAGCTTTAAATCCTAATTCAGGAGCTATTAAAGCTTATGTTGGAGGCATAAATTTCGAGCATTTTAAATACGATCACGTCTCTATGGGGAAACGCCAGGTGGGTTCTACATTTAAACCTTTTGTGTATACTACAGCGCTCGAATCAGGAATGGATCCGTGTACTTATATTTCTGTTAAAGAAGTAAAATATACGAACGAGGAAGGGTGGACACCTTCTAATGCATCTAATGAAGAAGTAGATCCTTATATGAATTATTCATTAGAAAAAGCATTGAGCCATTCTGTAAATACTATAGCCGTAAAAGTATTGGAAAAAGTGGGGATTCCCGCAGTTATTAAGCAGGCACGTAACATGGGCGTAACTTCAGAATTGCCAGAAGTGCCTTCATTAGCATTAGGAACAGCCGAATTGTCTCTTATAGAACTCACTGCGGCGTATACCAGTTATGTCAATAAAAGTGTTTCAAGTCAGCCTTATTTTATAGAAAAAATAGAGGATAAGAGCGGGAATGTGTTGTATGAATATAAATCGCCAACCCCATTAAAACCGGCATTTAGTGCAAAAACTCGCGAAACCATGATTGAATTTATGAAAGCAACCATAGATGAAGGTACTGCAAAACGCATGCGTTACACGTATGGATTGAAAAACGATATGGCTGGGAAAACAGGAACTACCCAAGATAATCGCGATGGTTGGTTTATGGCTATCACACCGCAGTTAGTAATGGGGTCTTGGGTTGGAAACGATGAGCATCGTATAGGATTTAGTAGTACAGGTATTGGTCAAGGGGCAAATTCTGCATTGCCAATAGTAGCAAATTTTGTTACAGCATTAAATAAAAATAATGATTTTAATACAGTTACTAATGCGAAGTTTCCTAAACCTTCTGCCGAAGTTTTAGAAGCTCTAGATTGTAACCCCGATAAACGAGACGGATTTTTTAAACGTCTCTTTGGAAGAAAGAAAAAAGAGAAAGCCTTTGGCGAATAA